One segment of Drosophila mauritiana strain mau12 chromosome 3R, ASM438214v1, whole genome shotgun sequence DNA contains the following:
- the LOC117145371 gene encoding probable cytochrome P450 313a3: protein MDTFQLLLAVGVFFWIYFLWSRRRLYMMQFKIPGPMGLPILGIAFEYLITYKRKMSIRSKYMDIYGSTCMVWLGPTPFVITRDPKIAEEIFMSPECLNRSSLLSKPLNSCTGDGLLSLEASKWVERRKNLNPAFRQNVLLSFLPIFNAESKSLVAFLDSLVGQGEKKVRDDIVRWSFRIATQTTVGTDVKKETAFKNDSVLKSYETLMKIIVMNVLLPFTHNKIFSTLGGFEMQKASAKSNVYNMIGTIVDKKLMSKPESGPQPEITTVINKAIELHRNGEMSREEVQSECCSLVAAAFETTGDTVYHALILLAMFPEHQDTVYQELKELFPVAGDFEVTYDDLQRMVFLERVVNETLRLIPSIPFTPRETIRDFRLSSGVVIPKGVGVGVDIFATHRNRDYWGTDPSSFNPDHFLPDNVRDRHPYAYIPFSKGRRNCIGWKYGLMSSKLALSKILRNCKVSTSFRYEDLEFVDNIGMELAQSPGLEFHRRT from the exons ATGGATACGTTTCAACTGCTCTTAGCCGTGGGAGTGTTTTTCTGGATATACTTTCTATGGAGTCGTCGCCGGCTCTATATGATGCAATTTAAGATACCAGGACCCATGGGATTACCAATTCTGGGCATTGCCTTTGAGTATCTGATAACCTATAAAC GTAAAATGAGCATACGAAGCAAGTATATGGATATTTACGGCTCCACATGTATGGTGTGGTTGGGACCCACGCCATTTGTAATCACTCGGGATCCAAAGATTGCCGAGGAAATCTTCATGTCTCCAGAGTGCCTAAATAGGAGCTCGTTACTTTCCAAGCCGCTTAATAGCTGTACAGGAGATGGATTATTATCATTGGAGG catCTAAGTGGGTTGAACGTCGCAAGAACTTAAATCCCGCATTCAGGCAAAATGTTTTGCTGAGTTTTCTTCCCATCTTCAATGCTGAGTCGAAATCTTTGGTGGCCTTCCTGGACTCACTTGTCGGTCAGGGTGAAAAAAAGGTCCGCGACGACATAGTGAGATGGTCTTTTAGAATAGCCACTC AAACCACAGTGGGAACTGACGTGAAGAAGGAAACGGCCTTCAAGAACGATTCAGTTTTGAAAAGTTACGAGAC GCTTATGAAAATAATTGTCATGAATGTTTTGTTGCCATTCACTCACAACAAGATATTTTCAACACTGGGCGGATTTGAAATGCAGAAAGCTTCGGCCAAGTCCAATGTTTACAATATGATAGGCACG ATTGTTGACAAAAAGTTAATGTCAAAGCCAGAAAGTGGCCCACAGCCTGAAATTACCACTGTCATTAATAAGGCCATCGAACTCCATCGGAATGGAGAAATGTCCCGGGAAGAGGTGCAATCGGAGTGCTGCTCCTTGGTTGCCGCTGCCTTTGAGACAACCGGTGACACGGTGTATCACGCCCTCATCCTGCTGGCCATGTTCCCGGAGCACCAGGACACGGTCTATCAGGAGCTCAAGGAGCTGTTTCCCGTGGCCGGTGACTTTGAGGTGACCTACGACGATTTGCAAAGAATGGTTTTTCTGGAGCGCGTGGTAAACGAAACACTGCGATTGATACCATCTATTCCATTTACACCAAGGGAAACAATCCGGGATTTCCGTCTATCCTCTGGCGTGGTCATTCCAAAAGGTGTTGGAGTTGGTGTCGATATATTTGCTACCCATCGCAACCGAGATTACTGGGGTACCGATCCATCGTCGTTCAACCCAGACCACTTTCTGCCCGACAATGTGCGCGATAGACATCCTTACGCTTACATTCCATTTTCAAAGGGAAGGCGTAATTGTATAG GTTGGAAATATGGGTTGATGTCATCCAAGCTTGCTTTGTCTAAGATACTTAGAAACTGCAAAGTAAGCACATCTTTTCGATACGAAGATCTCGAGTTCGTTGACAACATTGGAATGGAACTGGCTCAGTCACCTGGACTAGAATTTCATCGGCGAACTTAG
- the LOC117145370 gene encoding probable cytochrome P450 313a2, protein MIAEMEVHKNTNSDEQYLAKMIVIQLLIAASIILWIRFLWSRRKLYMLMMQLPGRMGLPLLGNSLGYLIISRGRMSSRTMYMDRHGSTYMAWIGTTPIVITRDPEIAEKVLTSPFCINRSSHITNALALSMGYGLLTLQGSKWMARRKHMNPAFKHSVLLSFLPIFNAETDLLVSVFDSFVGQGEKDVLSDLIRWSYTIATQTTLGTDVTKDDSFENDAILKSYQSILRLTIINIFVPFVQNKIVSTLFGLEWLRRRDTSTINKMICNILEKKLNSNPENYSESEPKTVIHRAIELFRNDELSLMELRAECSSMVLAAFETSGHTVYYALVLLAMFPEHQEMVFNEIKEHFPLAKDFEVTHTDLQQLVHLDRVLNETLRLMPSVPLSTRETLEDLRLSNGVVIPKGVTISIDIFNTQRNSDYWGSEAAQFNPENFLPEKIQDRHPYAFIPFSKGRRNCIGWRYGLMSSKLALVKILRNYQLKTSFLYENLEFVDHMVIKLAQSPQLAFERRTS, encoded by the exons ATGATAGCTGAAATGGAAGTGCACAAAAATACAAA CTCAGATGAGCAATACTTGGCTAAAATGATAGTCATACAATTGTTGATCGCTGCAAGTATAATTCTTTGGATCCGTTTTCTATGGAGTCGACGCAAATTGTACATGCTGATGATGCAGTTGCCGGGAAGAATGGGACTCCCTTTACTTGGAAATTCCCTAGGATATCTTATCATTAGCAGGG GCAGAATGAGTTCAAGAACCATGTACATGGATAGGCACGGCTCCACATATATGGCCTGGATAGGCACAACTCCAATTGTGATAACAAGAGATCCCGAGATTGCCGAGAAAGTCCTCACGTCACCCTTCTGCATTAACAGAAGCTCTCATATAACTAATGCGCTGGCACTTTCTATGGGATACGGACTGCTGACATTACAGG GATCCAAGTGGATGGCCCGTCGCAAGCATATGAATCCCGCGTTTAAACATAGTGTCTTGCTCAGCTTTCTTCCAATTTTCAATGCTGAAACGGATTTACTGGTTAGCGTTTTTGACTCCTTTGTTGGTCAAGGTGAAAAAGATGTCCTTTCAGATCTCATAAGATGGTCATACACAATAGCTACTC AAACCACATTGGGAACCGATGTTACGAAAGATGATAGTTTCGAAAACGACGCAATATTAAAATCCTATCAGTC GATATTGCGGCTAAccatcataaatattttcgtgccttttgtgcaaaataaaattgtttccACACTCTTCGGACTTGAATGGCTGAGAAGAAGAGACACTTCTACGATTAATAAAATGATATGCAAC ATTCTGGAAAAAAAGCTAAATTCAAACCCAGAAAATTATTCCGAGTCAGAACCAAAGACTGTTATACACAGGGCGATAGAACTTTTTCGTAATGACGAATTGTCCTTAATGGAGTTACGTGCCGAATGCAGCAGTATGGTTCTCGCTGCATTCGAGACAAGCGGCCACACGGTTTATTATGCCCTCGTTTTGCTGGCCATGTTTCCCGAGCATCAGGAAATGGTATTCAATGAGATTAAGGAGCACTTCCCTTTGGCCAAAGACTTCGAGGTTACCCACACCGATCTTCAACAATTGGTTCACCTAGATCGCGTTTTGAATGAAACCCTGCGTTTGATGCCATCCGTTCCGTTAAGCACGCGGGAAACATTGGAGGACTTGCGGCTATCAAATGGAGTTGTCATCCCCAAGGGAGTGACTATCAGCATAGACATATTTAACACTCAACGCAACAGCGATTATTGGGGCTCAGAAGCAGCGCAGTTCAATCCCGAAAACTTTCTGCCGGAAAAAATCCAGGACAGGCATCCATACGCCTTCATTCCATTTTCAAAGGGAAGGAGAAATTGCATAG GCTGGCGATATGGACTGATGTCTTCGAAGCTGGCTTTAGTCAAGATACTAAGAAACTATCAGCTAAAAACCAGCTTTCTCTACGAAAATCTTGAATTCGTTGACCATATGGTAATAAAGCTTGCACAATCACCACAACTGGCATTTGAACGACGAACTTCATAA
- the LOC117145608 gene encoding phosphoglycerate mutase 2 produces MLALARNSWCGQLLCRVANIEARCPFSKSSTGGKQAEKKGKYRIVMVRHGESEWNQKNLFCGWFDAKLSEKGQQEACAAGKALKDAKIDFDVAHTSVLTRAQETLRAALKSSEHKKIPVCTTWRLNERHYGGLTGLNKAETAKKFGEEKVKIWRRSFDTPPPPMEKDHEYYACIVEDPRYKDQLKPEEFPKSESLKLTIERTLPYWNEVIVPQIKDGMRVLIAAHGNSLRGVVKHLECISDKDIMSLNLPTGIPFVYELDENLKPLATLKFLGDPETVKRAMESVANQGKAK; encoded by the coding sequence ATGTTGGCTCTGGCCAGGAATTCGTGGTGTGGCCAATTGCTGTGTCGCGTGGCGAACATCGAAGCCCGCTGCCCGTTCTCGAAGTCATCAACCGGCGGAAAGCAGGCCGAGAAGAAGGGCAAGTACAGGATCGTAATGGTTCGGCATGGGGAGTCCGAGTGGAATCAGAAGAACCTATTCTGCGGATGGTTCGATGCCAAGTTATCGGAGAAGGGACAACAGGAGGCCTGTGCCGCTGGCAAAGCGCTCAAAGATgccaaaattgatttcgaTGTGGCCCACACCTCGGTGCTGACCAGAGCCCAGGAGACACTCAGGGCCGCCCTGAAGTCCAGCGAGCACAAAAAGATTCCGGTGTGCACCACGTGGCGCCTCAACGAGCGCCACTACGGCGGACTGACGGGACTGAATAAGGCCGAGACTGCCAAGAAGTTCGGCGAGGAGAAGGTTAAGATCTGGCGCCGCAGCTTTGACACCCCACCGCCGCCAATGGAGAAGGATCACGAGTACTACGCCTGCATTGTTGAGGATCCGCGCTACAAGGACCAACTGAAGCCGGAGGAGTTCCCCAAATCCGAGTCACTCAAGCTCACCATCGAGCGCACATTGCCCTATTGGAACGAGGTCATAGTGCCCCAGATCAAGGACGGAATGCGTGTCCTGATCGCCGCCCACGGCAACAGCCTGCGGGGCGTGGTCAAGCACTTGGAATGCATCTCTGACAAGGACATAATGAGCCTCAACCTGCCCACGGGCATTCCTTTCGTCTACGAACTGGACGAGAACCTCAAGCCCTTGGCCACGTTGAAGTTTCTCGGCGATCCGGAAACGGTGAAAAGGGCAATGGAGTCGGTGGCCAACCAGGGCAAAGCCAAGTGA